A stretch of Paludisphaera borealis DNA encodes these proteins:
- a CDS encoding TolC family protein, which produces MNFRTLTRKTWLIGPAAVALMLGAAQPQAAPRGARPAEPARPAAPSDSDALPQPLPDEPTPAEPAALATSSDSTLGAPLVPEQEILPIDLPGALRLAGARDLDIAIAREQVFEALAALQQARVLWLPSIYIGPNWIRHDGQAQTVEGKVETISKSSLFLGGTAAAGSSVSGPVPAGGPAQVSGLTSILRFSDAIFEPLSASQVVEARKATIQTATNDALLGVAESYMDLQQAAGRLAIAREAAANAESLASLTASYARSGAGLEADSRRSLAERDRQRKNVELAVGELETASAELVRRTRLDPRLVVAPIEPPEMVLRIVPDGCSVDDLVITGLRSRPELVEAQALVQATIIRLKQAKLRPFIPSLAFRYSGGGFGGGANGFFGDFSSRSDADVNLYWELQNLGFADQAIAKQRAAQQRTANLQLLKIQDRVAAEVVGAEKQRIAASRRMEAASRALPEAQASLSLNLTNIRRGAGLPGATRPIEVLQPIQAFAQARTDYLDAVLAYNRAQFRLLRALGRPTSLEHGTTQAARR; this is translated from the coding sequence ATGAACTTCAGGACGCTGACCAGGAAGACCTGGCTCATTGGGCCGGCGGCCGTGGCTCTCATGCTCGGCGCCGCCCAGCCGCAAGCCGCGCCCCGGGGCGCTCGGCCTGCGGAGCCGGCGCGGCCTGCAGCGCCCTCCGATTCGGATGCGCTCCCGCAGCCCCTTCCCGACGAACCGACGCCGGCCGAGCCCGCAGCCCTGGCGACGTCTTCCGACTCCACTCTGGGTGCCCCCCTTGTGCCGGAGCAGGAGATCCTGCCGATCGACCTTCCCGGCGCCCTTCGCCTCGCGGGGGCGCGCGACCTCGACATCGCCATCGCCCGCGAACAGGTGTTCGAGGCGCTCGCCGCATTGCAACAGGCTCGCGTGTTGTGGCTTCCGAGCATCTACATCGGACCGAACTGGATTCGACACGACGGCCAGGCTCAGACCGTCGAGGGGAAAGTCGAAACCATCAGTAAGAGTTCGTTGTTCCTCGGCGGCACGGCCGCCGCCGGATCGAGCGTCTCCGGCCCGGTGCCGGCCGGCGGTCCCGCCCAGGTCTCGGGGCTCACCTCCATCCTCCGATTCTCGGACGCCATCTTCGAGCCTCTCTCGGCAAGCCAGGTCGTTGAAGCCCGCAAAGCTACGATCCAGACCGCGACGAACGACGCCCTGCTCGGCGTCGCGGAATCCTATATGGACCTTCAGCAAGCGGCTGGCCGGCTCGCCATCGCCCGCGAAGCCGCGGCGAACGCCGAGAGTCTGGCGAGCCTCACCGCCTCCTATGCGCGGAGCGGAGCGGGCCTCGAAGCCGACTCGCGACGCAGCCTCGCCGAGCGGGACCGACAGCGGAAGAACGTCGAACTCGCCGTGGGGGAGCTTGAGACCGCATCGGCCGAACTCGTCCGTCGCACGAGGCTCGATCCACGCCTGGTCGTCGCGCCGATCGAGCCCCCCGAGATGGTGCTCCGGATCGTCCCCGACGGCTGTTCGGTGGACGATCTGGTCATCACGGGCTTGAGAAGCCGGCCGGAGCTCGTCGAGGCTCAGGCGCTCGTCCAGGCGACCATCATCCGCCTCAAGCAAGCGAAGCTCAGGCCGTTCATCCCGAGCCTCGCCTTCCGCTACTCGGGCGGCGGGTTCGGCGGCGGCGCCAACGGTTTCTTCGGCGATTTCAGTTCCCGGAGCGACGCCGACGTGAATCTCTACTGGGAACTCCAGAACCTGGGATTCGCCGACCAAGCCATCGCCAAGCAGCGGGCGGCCCAGCAACGCACGGCGAATCTCCAACTCTTGAAGATCCAGGACCGTGTCGCGGCCGAGGTCGTCGGGGCCGAGAAGCAGCGGATCGCGGCGTCGCGGCGAATGGAAGCCGCGAGTCGAGCCCTGCCCGAAGCCCAGGCGTCGCTCTCACTGAACTTGACGAACATCCGCCGAGGAGCAGGCCTCCCGGGGGCGACTCGTCCCATCGAGGTCCTTCAGCCCATCCAGGCCTTCGCCCAGGCGCGGACCGACTACCTGGACGCCGTCCTCGCCTACAACCGGGCCCAATTCCGACTCCTCCGAGCCCTGGGACGGCCCACAAGTCTTGAGCACGGGACGACGCAGGCAGCCCGTCGCTGA
- a CDS encoding arylsulfatase has translation MLTYRVRVLPFTIGVSFWIACLAPGVSASAAPASKPNIIIVMPDDVGYGDFSCLGNPIIHTPNIDAFQKQSVRFTNFHVSPTCAPTRAALLTGRHEFKSGVTHTIAERERLSLKATTFAQVLKADGYTTGIFGKWHLGDEQAYQPERRGFDETFVHGAGGIGQSYPGSCGDAPGNTYFSPAIRHNGVFEKTDGYCTDVFFNQALTWIDAKRKADAPFFAFITPNAAHTPLQCPADYAKRHAGEVPENVARFYGMIENIDDNFGRLTAALKQWGLERDTLVIFMTDNGGTIGVPIFNAGMRGAKVTPYEGGIRVPAFWRWPAAIEGGRDVSALTAHIDVFPTIAEVVGADLSPEARRQVEGRSLVPFFKDQKIDWPNRTLVAHVGRWERGKVESFKYVGVSIRDDRYALVNNAELYDLQTDPGQKTDVAAAHPDVLARLRKAYEAWWLDVLPRLENEDAVGPKVNPYKEWYEKQFGEGASAAPKS, from the coding sequence ATGTTGACGTATCGGGTCCGGGTCTTGCCGTTCACCATCGGAGTCAGCTTTTGGATCGCGTGCCTCGCGCCGGGCGTCTCGGCTTCGGCCGCGCCGGCGTCGAAGCCGAACATCATCATCGTCATGCCGGACGACGTCGGTTACGGCGACTTCTCGTGCCTGGGCAACCCGATCATCCACACGCCGAACATCGACGCCTTCCAGAAGCAGAGCGTCCGGTTCACGAACTTCCACGTCAGCCCGACCTGCGCCCCGACCCGCGCCGCGCTTTTAACGGGGCGGCATGAGTTCAAGTCGGGGGTGACGCATACGATCGCCGAGCGCGAGCGGCTGAGCCTGAAGGCGACGACCTTCGCCCAGGTGCTCAAGGCCGACGGCTACACGACCGGGATCTTCGGCAAGTGGCACCTGGGCGACGAGCAGGCGTATCAACCCGAGCGCCGGGGGTTCGACGAGACGTTCGTCCATGGAGCCGGTGGGATCGGCCAGAGCTACCCGGGAAGTTGCGGCGACGCCCCCGGCAACACCTACTTCAGCCCGGCGATCCGCCACAACGGCGTCTTCGAGAAGACCGACGGCTACTGCACCGACGTGTTCTTCAACCAGGCCCTCACGTGGATCGACGCCAAGCGCAAGGCCGACGCGCCGTTCTTCGCCTTCATCACCCCCAACGCGGCGCACACGCCCTTGCAATGCCCGGCCGACTACGCCAAACGCCACGCCGGCGAGGTCCCCGAGAACGTCGCCCGGTTCTACGGCATGATTGAGAACATCGACGACAACTTCGGCCGGCTGACGGCGGCCCTGAAGCAGTGGGGACTCGAACGCGACACCCTCGTCATCTTCATGACCGACAACGGCGGGACGATCGGCGTCCCGATCTTCAACGCCGGCATGCGCGGCGCGAAGGTGACGCCCTACGAGGGCGGTATCCGCGTCCCGGCGTTCTGGCGATGGCCCGCGGCGATCGAAGGGGGCCGCGACGTCTCGGCCCTGACCGCCCACATCGACGTCTTTCCCACGATCGCCGAAGTCGTCGGCGCCGACCTCTCCCCCGAAGCGCGCCGGCAAGTCGAAGGCCGAAGCCTCGTCCCGTTCTTCAAGGATCAAAAAATCGACTGGCCCAACCGGACGCTCGTGGCCCACGTCGGCCGCTGGGAGCGCGGCAAGGTCGAGTCGTTCAAGTACGTCGGCGTGTCGATCCGTGACGACCGTTACGCCCTCGTCAACAACGCCGAGCTGTACGACCTTCAAACCGACCCCGGTCAGAAGACCGACGTCGCCGCCGCCCACCCCGACGTCCTCGCCCGGCTCCGTAAGGCTTACGAAGCCTGGTGGCTGGACGTCCTCCCCCGCCTCGAAAACGAAGACGCGGTCGGCCCCAAGGTCAACCCGTACAAAGAATGGTACGAGAAGCAGTTTGGTGAAGGTGCGTCGGCGGCTCCCAAGAGCTAG
- a CDS encoding SAM-dependent methyltransferase: MITHALSATSFRDPAGFMFEDDGTLFRQVNRTYRGHYDHLIASGLYEDLTREDFLVPHEEVDSTGPVPELVYKVIAPRPVEFISYPYEWCFSQLRDAALLTLAVQRQALAHGMSLKDASVYNVQFHRGRPIFIDTLSFETYREGEPWVAYRQFCQHFLAPLALMSLVDRRLNQLCRTNLDGIPLELAARLLPNRSRLRPGLAIHLHLHASMTRSVARNPRAPSGRRFSRHALLGLIDHLETTINRLRDRPAGRGWIEYYQDNTYTAESIETKASAVAAHLDRVKPGRVWDLGANTGRFSRIASERSISTISFDLDVDCVEANYQEVKRRADPFLLPLELDLLNPSPASGWLNQERPSLLDRGKPDLVLALALIHHLAFTGNLPLEGVARFFDRLAPWLVIEFVPPNDPQVARLRQSVDGLHHRYDQSHFESCFGRYFELVNSQPILDSGRVLYLFRRRSG; encoded by the coding sequence ATGATCACGCATGCACTGTCGGCGACGTCGTTCCGCGATCCCGCCGGCTTCATGTTCGAGGACGACGGGACCCTGTTCCGACAGGTCAATCGAACTTATCGCGGGCATTACGATCACCTCATCGCGTCGGGCCTGTACGAGGACCTGACTCGGGAGGATTTCCTCGTCCCGCACGAGGAGGTCGATTCGACGGGACCGGTTCCGGAGCTGGTCTACAAGGTCATCGCCCCCCGACCTGTCGAATTTATTTCCTATCCCTACGAATGGTGCTTCAGTCAACTTCGAGATGCCGCGCTTCTGACGCTGGCGGTGCAGCGCCAGGCGCTGGCGCACGGCATGTCGTTGAAGGATGCGAGCGTCTACAACGTCCAGTTCCATCGGGGCCGGCCGATCTTCATCGACACGCTCTCGTTCGAGACCTACCGCGAAGGCGAGCCCTGGGTCGCGTACCGCCAGTTCTGTCAGCACTTCCTCGCGCCGTTGGCCTTGATGAGCCTGGTCGACAGGCGGTTGAATCAGCTCTGTCGGACGAACCTCGACGGAATTCCGCTCGAGCTGGCGGCGCGACTCTTGCCGAATCGCTCCCGGCTCCGACCGGGCCTGGCGATCCACTTGCATCTGCACGCGTCGATGACTCGGTCGGTCGCGCGGAATCCCCGGGCCCCGAGCGGCCGACGGTTCAGCCGCCATGCGTTGCTCGGGCTGATCGACCACCTCGAAACGACGATCAACCGCCTGCGCGACCGCCCCGCCGGTCGAGGGTGGATCGAGTACTATCAGGACAACACCTATACGGCGGAGTCGATCGAGACCAAGGCGAGCGCGGTCGCCGCGCATCTGGACCGGGTCAAGCCCGGGCGCGTTTGGGATCTCGGGGCGAACACCGGCCGATTCAGCCGGATCGCGAGCGAACGGTCGATCTCCACGATCTCGTTCGATCTCGACGTCGACTGCGTCGAGGCCAATTATCAGGAGGTCAAGCGGCGGGCCGATCCCTTCCTCCTGCCGCTCGAACTCGATCTGTTGAACCCAAGTCCGGCGTCGGGCTGGTTGAACCAGGAGCGGCCCTCGCTACTTGATCGGGGGAAGCCGGACCTCGTCCTCGCGCTGGCCTTGATCCACCATCTGGCTTTCACGGGCAACCTGCCGCTGGAGGGCGTCGCCAGGTTCTTCGATCGGCTCGCCCCCTGGCTGGTGATCGAATTCGTCCCCCCGAACGATCCGCAAGTCGCGAGGCTCAGGCAGTCCGTCGACGGCCTGCACCATCGCTATGATCAGAGCCACTTCGAGTCGTGTTTCGGCCGGTATTTCGAGCTGGTGAATTCGCAGCCGATCCTGGATTCCGGCCGGGTCCTGTACCTGTTCCGCCGGAGAAGCGGGTGA
- a CDS encoding RNA polymerase sigma factor encodes MVKVIGSDSAEDLAQLTDEDLMRRYRDHGAEVLFNELVHRYERELFRYLARYLGDPSLAEDVFQNTFLQIHLKRGLYEDGRPFRPWLYAIATHQAVDTLRKVGRHPTVSLDQRLAPAQADSESGSLLDMLVNDDSGPLADLQEQERQQWVRDSIERLPDSLRQTLILAYHQDLKYREIADILKIPVGTVKSRLHAALAKLQQMARTAHRDGKD; translated from the coding sequence ATGGTTAAGGTGATCGGGTCGGATTCGGCGGAAGACCTCGCCCAGTTGACGGACGAGGACCTGATGCGCCGGTATCGCGACCACGGCGCCGAAGTCTTGTTCAACGAGCTCGTCCACCGCTACGAGCGCGAGCTGTTCCGCTACCTGGCGCGGTATCTCGGGGACCCTTCGCTGGCCGAGGATGTGTTCCAGAACACATTCTTACAGATCCATTTGAAGCGAGGGTTGTACGAGGACGGCAGGCCGTTTCGTCCCTGGCTTTACGCCATCGCCACGCATCAGGCCGTCGACACGCTCCGGAAAGTGGGAAGGCACCCGACCGTCAGCCTCGATCAGCGTCTCGCCCCGGCGCAAGCCGATTCCGAGAGCGGGTCGCTGCTGGACATGCTCGTCAACGACGATTCAGGCCCGCTTGCGGACTTGCAGGAGCAGGAGAGACAACAGTGGGTGCGCGACAGCATCGAACGTCTGCCGGATTCGCTTCGCCAGACGCTGATCCTCGCCTACCATCAGGATCTGAAATATCGCGAGATCGCCGATATTCTCAAGATCCCCGTCGGAACCGTGAAGTCGCGGCTGCACGCCGCGCTCGCCAAGCTACAGCAAATGGCACGAACCGCTCATCGGGACGGGAAAGATTGA
- a CDS encoding S26 family signal peptidase — protein sequence MKRETPALAVRAPQSSSTSRTGEQAPSAEAARLASRRNRRESVESFVVVLIGFLIWSFEAEGFVIPTGSMAPTLMGRHKEITCPECGFVYQVNADCEAESSGMGAKTGLRVTWGTCENCRFTAKVDGEPSFAGDRIYTVKAGTELPFLPAAGKVEPKRWDVTVFKLPEDPAEVRYIKRLVGMPGEVLRIHQGDLWRRDLAENAPRERLNRPPIQQLQVQVPVYDDAHRATSLRDDPRWRRWAPSVTDSWSEPTPGTFAAGRSEGWRELRYRHIVPDPEQWEAIRAGHDLLTPPRASLVTDFSSFNTDLTPQSLQHPRPASRAWFQPHWVGDLTLSLTIDVVEASGRLRIELIEAGTPNHCEIDLASGEARLFHGDEPLGEPAATPIKAKGAYQVVFANVDDRLTLWVDGKLPFGDGRAYQSTDGETFLRPTVDDLEPARIGVQNAELAVSGLVLKRDLYYTQNPGEPDADDLLLYYGGNPRVFFDLLADPGRYADLNWRAPREFAIEAGRYMMLGDNSPWSRDSRAWGRADQTTPNDPERGWDGSGRESWEVPRALITGRAFSVYWPHFQPVWPKFRLGPDLRLPARPNLEEVRWIH from the coding sequence ATGAAACGAGAAACCCCAGCGCTGGCGGTTCGCGCGCCCCAATCGTCGTCGACTTCCCGGACCGGCGAACAGGCTCCGAGTGCGGAGGCTGCGCGGCTCGCGAGCCGGCGGAACCGCCGCGAGTCGGTCGAGTCGTTCGTCGTCGTCCTGATCGGGTTCCTGATCTGGAGCTTCGAGGCGGAAGGCTTCGTGATCCCCACGGGGTCGATGGCGCCGACGCTGATGGGTCGGCACAAGGAAATCACCTGCCCCGAGTGCGGCTTCGTCTACCAGGTCAACGCCGACTGCGAGGCCGAATCGAGCGGGATGGGCGCCAAGACCGGGCTCCGCGTGACGTGGGGCACCTGCGAGAACTGCCGGTTCACCGCGAAGGTCGACGGCGAGCCAAGCTTCGCGGGCGATCGCATCTATACGGTGAAGGCCGGGACCGAACTCCCGTTCCTGCCAGCCGCGGGAAAGGTCGAGCCCAAGCGGTGGGACGTCACCGTCTTCAAGCTGCCGGAAGACCCTGCCGAGGTCCGCTACATCAAGCGACTCGTGGGAATGCCGGGTGAAGTGCTCCGCATCCACCAGGGCGACCTCTGGCGTCGCGATCTTGCCGAGAACGCCCCGCGCGAACGCCTGAATCGCCCACCCATCCAGCAGCTTCAGGTGCAGGTGCCCGTCTACGACGACGCCCACCGAGCGACGTCGCTGCGAGACGACCCCCGATGGCGGCGATGGGCCCCCTCAGTCACCGACTCGTGGAGCGAGCCGACGCCCGGCACATTCGCCGCCGGCCGGTCGGAAGGCTGGCGCGAACTTCGATACCGGCACATCGTCCCCGACCCCGAGCAATGGGAGGCGATCCGCGCCGGGCACGACCTCCTGACCCCGCCCCGGGCGAGCCTGGTCACCGACTTCTCATCGTTCAACACCGACCTCACGCCGCAATCGCTCCAGCATCCCCGGCCCGCGTCGCGGGCCTGGTTCCAGCCGCATTGGGTCGGCGATCTGACCCTGTCCCTGACGATCGACGTCGTCGAGGCCTCGGGCCGGCTGCGGATCGAACTGATCGAGGCCGGAACCCCGAATCACTGCGAGATCGACCTTGCGAGCGGCGAAGCCCGCCTGTTCCACGGCGATGAACCGCTCGGCGAGCCGGCCGCCACCCCGATCAAGGCCAAGGGCGCCTACCAGGTGGTCTTCGCCAACGTCGACGACCGCCTCACGCTCTGGGTCGACGGAAAACTCCCGTTCGGCGACGGCCGCGCGTACCAGTCGACCGACGGCGAGACGTTCCTCAGACCGACGGTCGACGACCTCGAACCGGCGCGAATCGGCGTCCAGAACGCCGAGCTTGCGGTCAGCGGGCTCGTGCTCAAGCGCGACCTCTACTACACCCAGAACCCCGGCGAGCCCGACGCCGACGACCTCCTGCTGTATTACGGCGGGAATCCCCGGGTGTTCTTCGACCTCCTCGCCGACCCCGGGCGCTATGCGGATCTGAACTGGCGTGCGCCCCGGGAGTTCGCGATCGAGGCCGGGCGGTACATGATGCTGGGGGACAACAGCCCGTGGAGCCGCGACAGCCGGGCCTGGGGGCGAGCCGATCAGACGACGCCCAACGACCCGGAACGAGGCTGGGACGGTTCCGGCCGCGAGAGCTGGGAGGTCCCGCGCGCCCTGATCACGGGCCGGGCGTTTTCGGTCTACTGGCCGCATTTTCAGCCGGTCTGGCCGAAGTTCCGGCTCGGCCCCGATCTTCGCCTGCCCGCTCGACCTAACCTTGAAGAGGTCCGCTGGATACATTAA
- a CDS encoding GNAT family N-acetyltransferase: protein MSEIEIRSLSASPKIREMLCEILIEVVANGGSVSFMHPLEPETAEAFWDDALAAAARGERIVLGAWGGEVLVGTVTLLLNCPPNQPHRAEIAKVMTRPSHRGRGVATALMRAAEDLAAQRARTLLVLDTAAEDGASGLYEKLGFVLAGTIPDYALKPHGGLTATKLYWKRIGAKPEEADSGARDRSL, encoded by the coding sequence ATGTCCGAGATCGAAATCCGATCCTTGAGCGCCTCGCCGAAAATCCGCGAAATGCTGTGCGAAATCCTGATCGAGGTGGTCGCGAATGGTGGATCGGTCAGCTTCATGCACCCGCTGGAGCCGGAGACGGCGGAAGCCTTCTGGGATGACGCCCTGGCGGCGGCGGCCCGGGGTGAACGAATCGTCCTGGGCGCCTGGGGAGGCGAGGTCCTGGTCGGCACGGTGACCCTGCTGCTCAACTGCCCGCCCAACCAGCCGCACCGGGCCGAGATCGCCAAGGTGATGACCCGCCCGAGCCATCGGGGCAGGGGCGTAGCGACGGCCTTGATGCGGGCGGCCGAGGATCTGGCCGCGCAGCGGGCGCGCACGCTCCTGGTGCTCGACACCGCCGCCGAGGACGGAGCGTCGGGGCTGTACGAGAAGCTGGGGTTCGTCCTGGCGGGTACGATCCCCGACTACGCCTTGAAGCCGCACGGAGGTCTGACCGCAACCAAGCTCTACTGGAAGCGGATCGGAGCGAAACCGGAAGAGGCGGACTCCGGCGCCCGCGATCGATCTCTCTGA